In a genomic window of Pontibacter liquoris:
- the yjjX gene encoding inosine/xanthosine triphosphatase, with amino-acid sequence MNRKTLHVVVASTNPVKVKAALGGFEKMFADRTVDVVPLSVPSGVADQPMTDAETLEGALNRVQQARYIYPEADFWVGIEGGVEVMGNELAAFAWIVVRSATGILGKARSGTFFLPPAVAGLVAQGMELGHANDKVFSRHNSKQQGGAIGSLTDQVLDRRQLYEPAVVLALVPFKNQALYAAPAGYALPACPEKE; translated from the coding sequence GGCCCTAGGTGGTTTTGAAAAGATGTTTGCTGACAGAACAGTTGACGTAGTGCCGCTTTCGGTTCCATCCGGTGTGGCCGACCAGCCCATGACGGATGCCGAGACGCTGGAAGGCGCCCTGAACAGGGTGCAGCAGGCCCGTTATATTTACCCGGAAGCAGATTTCTGGGTGGGCATCGAAGGGGGCGTGGAAGTAATGGGAAACGAGCTGGCTGCATTTGCCTGGATAGTAGTTCGCTCTGCCACGGGTATACTGGGCAAAGCCCGCTCAGGCACTTTCTTTTTGCCTCCTGCCGTGGCAGGGCTTGTGGCGCAGGGAATGGAACTGGGGCATGCTAATGATAAGGTTTTCAGCCGCCATAATTCCAAGCAGCAGGGCGGCGCTATCGGTAGCCTGACCGATCAGGTGCTGGACCGCCGCCAGTTGTATGAGCCCGCGGTAGTGTTGGCCCTGGTGCCGTTTAAGAATCAGGCCTTATATGCTGCTCCTGCCGGTTACGCGCTTCCTGCCTGCCCGGAGAAGGAGTGA
- a CDS encoding biotin-dependent carboxyltransferase family protein, with product MSLSIESPGLLTTIQDAGRLGYQKDGMVVSGAMDAYALRLANMLVGNPESAAALEITLLGPTIRFNTDLLISLTGADLSPTINNEPVKMWRPVFVAAGSILAFGAPRAGCRSYLAVAGGFAIPSVMGSHATFLRAGIGGWQGRALQSGDLLPVKGIPAEITSFVEILRADAAAGGWQQADWSAIPDFYLNGVPENVIRVVKGPEYDLFAGSSTEDFWQSDYKVSSHSDRMGYRLNGPTLALATPAELLSGAVTFGTIQVPPDGNPIVLLADHQTTGGYPRIAQVVTADFPKLAQVPPGRDIRFEEISLEEAHLLYIQREKAIESLRSALHLKLTR from the coding sequence ATGAGTCTTAGCATCGAGAGCCCCGGCCTGCTGACCACCATCCAGGATGCGGGCAGGCTGGGCTACCAGAAAGATGGCATGGTTGTGAGCGGCGCGATGGATGCTTACGCCCTGCGGCTAGCGAATATGCTGGTAGGCAATCCGGAATCGGCAGCAGCCCTGGAAATAACGCTGCTGGGCCCAACCATCCGTTTCAATACTGACCTGCTTATTTCGCTGACAGGCGCCGATCTGTCGCCCACCATAAACAATGAGCCTGTAAAAATGTGGCGCCCGGTGTTTGTGGCTGCGGGAAGTATACTGGCCTTTGGCGCGCCGCGGGCGGGTTGCCGGAGCTACCTGGCTGTGGCCGGCGGCTTTGCTATACCCAGCGTGATGGGCAGCCACGCCACGTTTCTGCGTGCCGGCATCGGCGGGTGGCAAGGCCGGGCCCTGCAGTCCGGTGATTTGCTTCCTGTAAAAGGGATTCCGGCGGAGATCACTTCCTTTGTGGAGATCTTGCGCGCAGACGCTGCAGCCGGCGGCTGGCAGCAGGCAGACTGGTCGGCCATACCGGATTTTTACCTGAACGGAGTACCAGAAAATGTTATCCGGGTGGTGAAAGGGCCCGAGTATGACTTGTTTGCCGGCAGCAGCACGGAAGATTTCTGGCAGTCTGATTACAAAGTATCATCACATTCCGACCGGATGGGCTACCGCCTGAACGGGCCGACGCTGGCACTGGCTACGCCGGCAGAGCTGTTGTCGGGGGCTGTGACGTTTGGCACCATCCAGGTGCCTCCGGATGGCAATCCCATCGTGCTGCTTGCCGATCATCAGACCACCGGGGGCTATCCGCGCATTGCGCAGGTCGTCACGGCCGATTTCCCGAAACTAGCGCAGGTTCCCCCCGGCCGGGATATTCGCTTCGAAGAAATTTCATTGGAAGAAGCCCATTTGCTGTATATTCAGCGCGAAAAAGCGATCGAATCGCTCAGAAGTGCGCTACACCTTAAGCTCACCCGTTAA
- a CDS encoding LamB/YcsF family protein: MRYTLSSPVNMHYTVDLNCDLGESFGAYSIGNDEAILPYVTSANIACGFHAGDPAVMRKTVQLALAQGVAIGAHPGLPDLAGFGRREMAITPQEAYDMVVYQVGALAGFVQAQGGTLHHVKPHGALYNMAAVRPALAAAIAEAVYKVWPEAVLYGLAGSELIKAGKEVGLQTAGEVFADRTYQQDGTLTPRRQVDALISNPAKAVQQVVRLVKEGRVRSQQGPDVVLTADTICIHGDGPHAAEYARLIREALAEAGITVQPVNGRSA, translated from the coding sequence GTGCGCTACACCTTAAGCTCACCCGTTAACATGCACTACACCGTGGACCTAAACTGCGATTTAGGAGAAAGTTTCGGCGCCTATTCGATCGGCAACGACGAAGCCATTCTGCCTTATGTGACTTCGGCCAATATTGCCTGCGGCTTTCATGCCGGCGACCCTGCCGTGATGCGCAAAACAGTACAACTGGCGCTGGCACAGGGCGTCGCGATAGGCGCGCACCCCGGCTTGCCCGACCTGGCAGGCTTCGGCCGCCGCGAAATGGCTATTACCCCGCAGGAAGCCTATGACATGGTGGTTTACCAGGTCGGTGCTTTGGCTGGCTTTGTGCAGGCGCAGGGCGGCACCCTGCATCATGTAAAACCCCATGGCGCTCTCTACAACATGGCGGCTGTACGTCCGGCATTAGCTGCTGCCATTGCCGAGGCGGTGTACAAGGTATGGCCGGAGGCCGTGCTGTATGGCTTGGCAGGCAGCGAGTTGATCAAAGCAGGAAAGGAAGTTGGCCTGCAGACGGCCGGCGAAGTATTTGCTGACCGCACGTACCAGCAGGATGGTACCCTCACACCTCGCAGGCAGGTGGATGCCCTGATCTCCAATCCGGCAAAGGCAGTGCAGCAGGTAGTGCGCCTGGTAAAAGAAGGCCGGGTGCGCTCGCAGCAAGGCCCCGACGTCGTGCTTACGGCCGATACCATTTGCATCCACGGCGACGGGCCGCATGCGGCGGAATATGCCCGTTTGATCCGGGAGGCGCTGGCCGAAGCCGGGATTACAGTTCAGCCTGTAAACGGCCGCAGCGCATGA
- the pxpB gene encoding 5-oxoprolinase subunit PxpB produces the protein MKQSDLRPIQLYPLGDSAITVQFGDAVSEHTLSLVRNYTAHLEQQPFAGLIEFVPAYTTVTLYYDPWVVSEKGKYNPYERVVAIIEQALPRTGTSKEKQPPKILEVPVCYGGEFGPDLAFVASHTRLSEKKVIALHSSVEYLVYMIGFVPGFPYLGGMKEEIAVPRKETPGPCIPGGSVGIAGVQTGIYPMETPGGWQLIGRTPLSLFNPYRTPPGLLKAGDLVRFRPITKAEFHKQKELAYES, from the coding sequence ATGAAACAAAGTGACCTGCGTCCGATCCAGTTATACCCTTTAGGAGATTCCGCTATTACGGTGCAGTTCGGCGATGCTGTTTCGGAACACACGCTGAGCCTTGTCCGCAACTATACTGCGCACCTGGAGCAGCAGCCTTTCGCCGGGCTTATCGAATTTGTGCCGGCTTATACCACGGTTACCCTCTACTACGACCCCTGGGTGGTAAGCGAAAAAGGCAAGTATAACCCCTATGAGCGGGTAGTGGCCATTATTGAGCAGGCGCTGCCCCGCACCGGGACGAGTAAGGAAAAGCAGCCCCCGAAAATACTGGAAGTGCCCGTTTGCTACGGTGGGGAGTTTGGCCCCGACCTGGCCTTTGTTGCCAGCCATACCCGCTTATCCGAAAAAAAGGTGATCGCCCTGCACAGCAGTGTGGAGTATCTGGTGTATATGATCGGGTTTGTGCCGGGTTTTCCGTACCTGGGCGGGATGAAGGAGGAAATTGCCGTGCCGCGTAAAGAAACGCCTGGCCCCTGCATTCCCGGTGGCTCGGTGGGGATAGCAGGTGTGCAGACAGGCATTTACCCCATGGAAACGCCCGGTGGCTGGCAACTTATCGGCCGCACACCACTTTCGCTCTTTAATCCTTATCGTACACCGCCCGGTCTGCTGAAAGCGGGAGATCTGGTCCGGTTCCGGCCCATTACCAAAGCAGAGTTCCACAAGCAAAAGGAGCTGGCGTATGAGTCTTAG